The DNA segment CTCACTGGCGGCGATTGACCCGGGGCCGACGAGGAAATCGCCTTCGAAGCGATGGCTCCACAAAGGCGCCGCGAGCTTTCGCCACACCTGCTGCGATCGCGCACGGACGGCGAAGCGCGAGACGATATCGCTCACTTCGCTCGTCAGGCGGAAGTAGTCGCGCATGAAAACTTCCACCGGCAGCAGGCCATGCTGCGCCTCATAGCCAAATTTCTCGGCGATCCGCAATTGCTCCACGCGATCCAAAGAGTCGTTCGGCTTGTCCTGATGGAAGTGCATCTCGTTCCGCAAGCGGAGCAGGAACTCGTGCGCGCGCTTGAGCGACTTGTAATCCAGCTCCGAGATCAACCCGCGGAGCCGCAGTCCGTCGGCGTCCTGCACGCCGTAGCGCACGCTGCCGAGCCAGCGCAACATTTGCAGATCACGCAGCGCGCCGCGCGAACGCTTGATGTTCGGCTCCAGCAAGTAAACGGTCTCGCCGAAGTCGTTGCGTTCGTCTTCCCGGGCGGCGGCGATGCGAGCCAACACGCCCGCGCGGCCGCGCCGCATCTGTTGCTCGAATCGCGTGCTGAAGCGCGTGAACAGTTCCTCGTTGCCAGCGAGATAACGCGCTTCCGCGAGCGACGTCAGGATCGTGGCGTCTTCGCGGGCGAGATTGCAGGCCTGCGCCACGGTGCGGACGCTTTGCCCGACGATCAGGCCGATGTCGAACAAGTCTCGCAACAATCGCTGAGCGAGCGACTCGATCGCGCCGCTCTCGCCGGTCTCGTGCAGGATCATCAAATCGACGTCAGAGTGCGGCGCCATATCGCGCCGGCCATAGCCGCCGTGCGGGACCAGCGTGGCAGCCGCGGCAAGCTTCAGCTTCCCGTCTGGATCGAGGTCAGCCAGCGTTTGTTGATAGACCCGTTCGACCACGCGGTCCACGAGGTCCGTCAACGCATGACAGACCTGCGCACCAGGCGTGTCACGTTCGTGCGATTCGCGGATTTTGCGCCGCCCTTCGACCAGCGTTTCGCGAAGCTCCAAGATCAGCGGCTTCAACGTAACGGACATGGGCAGGCGCAGGGATTCGACTCAGTGCGAAGCAGCGAATAGAAAAGTGTAGGACGGAATCGGCCCCGGGAAAGTCCGGCGATGGCCGCCTCCGGGCCGCTCTAAAGCGCGTCTTCGCCGGTTTGTCCGGTGCGGATGCGGACGATTTCGGCCAGATCGGAAACGAAGATCTTGCCGTCGCCGATCTGCCCGGTTTGCGCCGCGCGGAGGATGGTGTCGATCACTTTCTTCACGGCGCCGTCGCCGACGACGACTTCCACCTTGACCTTGGGCACAAAGTCGACGGCATATTCAGTGCCGCGGTACATTTCCGTGTGCCCCTTCTGCCGGCCGAATCCGCGGACCTCGGTGATCGTCATGCCATGTGTGCCGGCCTCCGCGAGCGCGGCTTTCACGTCCTCGAGCTTGAAGTGCCGAATGATGGCTTCGATTTTCTTCATGATTCGCTCTCCGATCCGATCCCGCCGGACCGATTTGCCCGCGGCGGTCTGGTGCTGTTGATTAGAACGCCCGGCCGTCACTACAGGAAGATATAGCCTTCTTCGCCGTGCTGGCTGAGGTCGAGTCCTTGCACTTCTTGCTGCTGCGAGACGCGCAGGCCCATCACTAAGTCCAAGATTTTCAGCAGGATGAAGCTCACGGCCGCGGCGTAGAACCAGGTGAGCCCCGTGGCGATGAGCTGCGCCTTCATGACCGTGCCCCCTTCGATGAGCCCCAGGAAGCTGGCGTTTCCAATCGGGTTGACGTCACGCGTGGCGAAGACGCCGGTCAGGATCGCCCCCAGCGTGCCGCCGACGCCGTGAACGCCAAAGGCGTCGAGGCTGTCGTCGTACTTGAACTTCGATTTCAACGTCGTGCAGGCGTAAAAACAAACCACGCCGCCGGATAGACCCATCACCAGGGCCCACATCGGTTGTACGAAACCCGCCGCCGGCGTAATGCAAACCAATCCGGCGACCGCCCCGGAACACGCGCCCAACATGCTGGGCTTGCCACGGGTGATCCATTCCATGCCGGCCCAACCCAAAGTGCCTGCCGCGGCAGCGAAGTGCGTGGCGACAAAGGCGCTGGCGGCGATATCGTCGGCGGCCAAGGCGCTTCCGGCGTTGAACCCGAACCAGCCGACCCAAAGCATCGCGGCGCCGAGCGTCGTATAGGTTAAATTATGCGGCGGCATCGGCTGTGAACCGAAGCCGAGGCGTTTTCCCATCACCAGTGCGCAAATCAACGCGGAAACGCCCGAACTAATATGCACCACGGCGCCGCCGGCGAAGTCGAGCGCCCCGCTGCCGTGCTCTTTCGCATTCGGGCTGACGTAGTTAAGGATTCCACCATCGCCCCACACCCAATGGCAAAGCGGGCAATACACGAGAAGCCCCCACAACAAAGTAAAGACCACCATCGTGCTGAACTTCATCCGCTCGGCGAACGCGCCGCAGATCAGCGCCGGCGTAATGATAAAGAACATGCCCTGGTAGACCATGTGGACAAGCCGAGGAATGCCGCCCAAAAGTACCGTCGGCTCGCCATATTGGCGTTGCACGCCTTTCAGGCAGAGGTAATCCAAATTGCCGATGAACGGGGCGCTGCCGCCGAAGCTCAGCGAGTAGCCAATCACGCCCCAGACGACGGTCATCATGCCCATCAGGAAGAAGCACTGCATCATCACGCCGAGTACGTTCTTCTTGCGCACCAGGCCGCCATAAAACATGGCCAGCCCCGGAGCGGTCATGAACAGCACCAGCGCCGACGAGGTCAACATCCACGCGGTGTCGCCCCGATTGAGCGGCGCGGCGGAAGATTTGGCTACTTGCGCATTCTCAACAAGGGCTTTGGTACCTTCGACAACCACGTCCGCGGTAGTGGTCGCTGCGTCGGGAGTTGTTGTTTCTTGAGCGAGGCCGCGCGAGATCAGCAGCAAACTGCTGACGCAGCAAACCAACACGATCGCCGCCGACTGGGGAAGACTCCAACGCATGTGCGCGACCTCCGAAGCTCAATGTGCTTGGCGCATGTCACGGTTCGCCGCCTGGAGACGCCCACCATCCCAGGAACCGTGACCCAACTGTCCGCCGCCTCTCGGACGTGGGACGTCGCGACAGATTCTCGGCGCGACGAAACAGCTTGGAAGGCCATAACCTAGCCGCCCCCCGAAAGGCCGTAAAGCCCCAAGGCGTCCGTTTCCCGCGTCGAGGTCGCGGCTAACGGAATTCTCGGCGCCGCCGCGGTTTCTCTCCCTCGAAAGTCGGCGACGTGTTCCACATACCGAACACAGCGTCATGAGCCGCGCCCAACGTGAAACGCGTGGCCGACAAGGCAGTCGTGGGAGTATCCGGCGTCCTGGCAACGGCCATCGGCGCCGACACGCCGAAATGGTTGCGCACCGCGTTCAGGTCGCTCACATCGACATCGCCGTCGTGGTCCGCATCACCCAGGCCGCCGCTGTCACGGCCGAATTGCGTTCGCACCGCCAGCAGATCTTCGATATCCACATCGTTGTCGCCGTCCGCGTCGCCCAATTGTTGGACTACGTCTTCGCGTCCCGGCGATCCGCCATGCAAGCGACTCGCGCGCCAACCCTGTTTCAGGCCCCAATTCGCGAGCTCCGTGTGTGTGTCTTGGATGACCAAGGTTTCACCGTCCCCATCCGTACTTCGGAACCAAGCATCGGAGTACGCGAAGTTGTGGATAATCGCGTCGTCCGTGTCGCGCACGATGATCCCCTCGCCGCTATTGCTCAACTGCCCGGAGTACATGCCGGCCACCGGCAACGCATCGCCGTAGCGCTCGCGAAACGCCGCTTCGTTGGCCACGATCAACACGTGCGCGCCCGGCGCCAATTCACGAATCGCGCCGTGCGTGAAATGAAATTCGACCCCCTGATCGAACCACACGCCCGTCAGATCCAGCGGCGCGTCGCCGATGTTCGTCAACTCCACGAATTCGTAGTCGTTGCCGTCGAAGGGACTTCCGGCCGCCGGATCGTAGGGATGGTAGTTGATTTCGGTGATGCGTAAGTACTTCTGCGCGTCGGATGGCTCGCCTTCGTAGACGAACCCGGCGACTTCACGGCCACTGGCATCGACGATCCGGATCGAACCGCCGCTGCCGGGCAAGACGCCCGTGTAGCCGTCTTGCACGAACAGCACTTGATTGCCACGGGGGCCGACGTCGCGGGCGCGGAATGCTTTCGCGTCGGGCGTCACGTACAAGTCGCCGCTCGACGGCAGCACCGTGCCGGCCTTGAACGTGTGCTGAACGGTTCCTTCGATGCGCCAGCCAGAGATGTCGATCGTGCCGCGCGTCGGGTTGTGAATCTTGATGAACTGCTGATCGCGATTACCCGACGCGGGCGAATGCTCGACTTGGGCGATCTCCAGACTTTGGATCGCCGCCTGCGCCACGGGAATCGGCCCCCGGCCATTCGACTGCAGGTTGAACAAATAGTTCCGCCGCTCGGCGAGATACTGCTCGCGGAGAATCGTCAATTGCTGTTCCCAAGTCGGCGAAGCGCCCCACACGCTCCAGCGATTGTTGTCGAGCGCCGCGTCGGCGCCGATATGTTCCACCAGTGCGTCGATGCGACTCTCGTAATGCCGCTCCTCCTCCGGCGTGTCCGGGCTCTGGAGCAACTCGTCCATCAACGTCCGCAGGCGGCGCAGGTACATCTGATTGAAACGCGGATCGGCGAACAGCGCGTCGTTCAATAGATTCCCGCGGCCGATGTACAACGGGTTTTGCGAGTACAGCCCGTCGTCAAAGTAATTGAACGTTGTCGTCCAATTGCGGCCAAACGACAGGTCCAGGTCCCACGGCAGATAAGTCCATTCGCCGTTGCCGAGCGTATCGCGGTAGGCGTAGTAGTTCTTGTGGCAGCAATCGATGCTGCCGGTGATGACCATGGCCGCCAAGAAATTGGCCATGCTAGCCACGTCCACGTTGTCCCAGAGGAATTGCGACAACGCCGCGCCGGATTGCCGCAGGCCGGCTTGGAACGCCGCCAGATCGCCGACGCCCTCCTCCTGTCGCGTTTTCTTTTCCGCTTCGCTCGTCGAATTGAACGAGTTGTACATCTTGTACAGCGCGCCAAAAGGATCGAGTCCGTTCCGATCCAGGTAGTCGTCGTCGCCGTCTTCCACCAGGTCGTACACGCCCAGGAAGCGGCCGTTCTGTTGAACGCGCACCGGAAACGCGAAATGCGTCACCGAGCCGGCGTCGCCGTACGTTTCGTAGGCCAGCGTATTGCGCAGCTTCGTTTTGTCGGCGTAATTCGACAGCAGGTTGAAGTCTTTGACGTTGTAGTCGCTCGACTCGAACGGTTCGAACCGATGGTCGCGCGGGAAATCAACGTTGAAACTCTTCTTCGGAAACCCGCGCGACGACTGCCCGTGGATATTGAAGTGCACATTGTCGTAGTAAGCGCCGTTGTAGTACACGCCGCCGCGCGTGCCGACATCGCTCTCGGCTCCCGCCAGGCTGGGCAGATGGATGTACATCACCGGCAGGTTGCTGGTCACCGTGGGATCGGCGATCAACAGTCCGTAATTCTGCTCGCGATCCAAAGGATCGACCGCGCGCGGCCAGGCTGTCGCCGTGCCAGCGGTATCCACAACCGTGATGCTATAGCGGATCAGCTCGCCGGTCGGCGCCGTGCCAGCCGCGATGACCGTTCCATAAATCCCGTCGCCCGCCGCACCGTCGCCATGCGCTCCGTCATCGAACATCGGCTGCGTGAACGTCTTCGTTTGTCGCCCTGAGCCTGTGCGGCCGGTCAGCTTGACTTCCGTCACCGCCAGCGCGCCGAGGATCACGTTCGCGGTGACCGTGATCGGCTCGTCGACCGTCGGCTCGTGCGGCGAATTCGCGACGTCGATCAGAATCGGTCCCACGTCGGCCGCGCCCGGCCCGTTCGGAGCGCCCGGCGTCGGCGTCGTGAAATAATGGGCCGCGCCATCGTCGATGGCGCCGGCCCGTTGCGCGATCAATTCCGGGTAGATCAAAAAGTCGTCGCTCGTGGCGCCGAAGTTCAAGCCGTGGATCGCGAGGACGTTTTCGCCTTGACGCAGTAAATGAGCGTACTGCTGGAGATCGAAATCCTCGGTCACGAGCGCCAATGCATCCGCGCGATCCTCGAACGCGCCGGATTGCCACGTCAAGCTGGCCGGCACGTTCCGCGCGGCAACCAGCGTGCCATTCAGATACGCCGCGAAGCCGTCGTCGTATTTGAGACGCAAGTTCAGCGTGCTGTAACTTTCGACCGCATCCAGTTCGAATGGCAGCCGCAAATAAGCGCTCGTGCCTTGCCCATACATGGTGTCGTTGACGTTCAGGCCGATGTACGGCGTGTAGCTGGCGAAGCGTTCGTAACCCAGCCCCGCCGCGCCGGCGAGCCAGCCCGAATCATCAAAATCGACTGCGGTCCAGCTCGTGCCAAGTGTTGCCCCGCCATTGGTAGCGGTGGGCACGAAGGCCTTGCCCGGCGCTCGTTCCGGGAGGAGCGGAATCGACTCAAATTCCTGGGGCCAGCCGTACGAGACGTCGGCGATCTGCGGGGGATAACCGGGCGCGAACGCCGAGGCCACAGTACGCCCGTCGGGTTCCACCAGCGCCAGGTAACCGGCGTCGGCCGCCAGCTTGAAGTTCGTATGCAGCGGCAGCCCCGGCGTGATTTGATCGTTGTTCGATGCGAACAGGACGAAAAACTGTCCCGGTTCGATCGTCACCGCCGGCAGCCGCCACTTGTTCAACTCCCCGGCGTCGTCGGTCAGATACCAGCCGGACAGGTTCG comes from the Planctomycetia bacterium genome and includes:
- a CDS encoding HD domain-containing protein; this encodes MSVTLKPLILELRETLVEGRRKIRESHERDTPGAQVCHALTDLVDRVVERVYQQTLADLDPDGKLKLAAAATLVPHGGYGRRDMAPHSDVDLMILHETGESGAIESLAQRLLRDLFDIGLIVGQSVRTVAQACNLAREDATILTSLAEARYLAGNEELFTRFSTRFEQQMRRGRAGVLARIAAAREDERNDFGETVYLLEPNIKRSRGALRDLQMLRWLGSVRYGVQDADGLRLRGLISELDYKSLKRAHEFLLRLRNEMHFHQDKPNDSLDRVEQLRIAEKFGYEAQHGLLPVEVFMRDYFRLTSEVSDIVSRFAVRARSQQVWRKLAAPLWSHRFEGDFLVGPGSIAASERALPKITGSLAQILRLCDVANLYDKPIHHETMEAIRAAVPTLPEELDEAAAARFRSLLSQPARLGELLRSLHSLGVLEKVIPEFDHARCLLQFNQYHKYTVDEHSFRAVEYATELRLDPGLFGDIYRGLKRKWLLHLALLLHDLGKGYEEDHSEVGKRMAESNAIRLHLNERDAAALSYLVHKHLMMSHLAFRRDTGDEQVVVQFAVDVGSPELLQMLVLLTASDLAAVGPGVLNAWKVEVLGELYHRTMRHLAGDAPASKTDQRLHERRVQVLELLQDAPQPGWYERQLEALPKR
- a CDS encoding P-II family nitrogen regulator, whose amino-acid sequence is MKKIEAIIRHFKLEDVKAALAEAGTHGMTITEVRGFGRQKGHTEMYRGTEYAVDFVPKVKVEVVVGDGAVKKVIDTILRAAQTGQIGDGKIFVSDLAEIVRIRTGQTGEDAL
- a CDS encoding ammonium transporter, encoding MRWSLPQSAAIVLVCCVSSLLLISRGLAQETTTPDAATTTADVVVEGTKALVENAQVAKSSAAPLNRGDTAWMLTSSALVLFMTAPGLAMFYGGLVRKKNVLGVMMQCFFLMGMMTVVWGVIGYSLSFGGSAPFIGNLDYLCLKGVQRQYGEPTVLLGGIPRLVHMVYQGMFFIITPALICGAFAERMKFSTMVVFTLLWGLLVYCPLCHWVWGDGGILNYVSPNAKEHGSGALDFAGGAVVHISSGVSALICALVMGKRLGFGSQPMPPHNLTYTTLGAAMLWVGWFGFNAGSALAADDIAASAFVATHFAAAAGTLGWAGMEWITRGKPSMLGACSGAVAGLVCITPAAGFVQPMWALVMGLSGGVVCFYACTTLKSKFKYDDSLDAFGVHGVGGTLGAILTGVFATRDVNPIGNASFLGLIEGGTVMKAQLIATGLTWFYAAAVSFILLKILDLVMGLRVSQQQEVQGLDLSQHGEEGYIFL
- a CDS encoding CotH kinase family protein, whose amino-acid sequence is MRARRRSKARFEALEARQLLDARVVISEFLADNEISLRDETGHREDWIELFNAGDATANLSGWYLTDDAGELNKWRLPAVTIEPGQFFVLFASNNDQITPGLPLHTNFKLAADAGYLALVEPDGRTVASAFAPGYPPQIADVSYGWPQEFESIPLLPERAPGKAFVPTATNGGATLGTSWTAVDFDDSGWLAGAAGLGYERFASYTPYIGLNVNDTMYGQGTSAYLRLPFELDAVESYSTLNLRLKYDDGFAAYLNGTLVAARNVPASLTWQSGAFEDRADALALVTEDFDLQQYAHLLRQGENVLAIHGLNFGATSDDFLIYPELIAQRAGAIDDGAAHYFTTPTPGAPNGPGAADVGPILIDVANSPHEPTVDEPITVTANVILGALAVTEVKLTGRTGSGRQTKTFTQPMFDDGAHGDGAAGDGIYGTVIAAGTAPTGELIRYSITVVDTAGTATAWPRAVDPLDREQNYGLLIADPTVTSNLPVMYIHLPSLAGAESDVGTRGGVYYNGAYYDNVHFNIHGQSSRGFPKKSFNVDFPRDHRFEPFESSDYNVKDFNLLSNYADKTKLRNTLAYETYGDAGSVTHFAFPVRVQQNGRFLGVYDLVEDGDDDYLDRNGLDPFGALYKMYNSFNSTSEAEKKTRQEEGVGDLAAFQAGLRQSGAALSQFLWDNVDVASMANFLAAMVITGSIDCCHKNYYAYRDTLGNGEWTYLPWDLDLSFGRNWTTTFNYFDDGLYSQNPLYIGRGNLLNDALFADPRFNQMYLRRLRTLMDELLQSPDTPEEERHYESRIDALVEHIGADAALDNNRWSVWGASPTWEQQLTILREQYLAERRNYLFNLQSNGRGPIPVAQAAIQSLEIAQVEHSPASGNRDQQFIKIHNPTRGTIDISGWRIEGTVQHTFKAGTVLPSSGDLYVTPDAKAFRARDVGPRGNQVLFVQDGYTGVLPGSGGSIRIVDASGREVAGFVYEGEPSDAQKYLRITEINYHPYDPAAGSPFDGNDYEFVELTNIGDAPLDLTGVWFDQGVEFHFTHGAIRELAPGAHVLIVANEAAFRERYGDALPVAGMYSGQLSNSGEGIIVRDTDDAIIHNFAYSDAWFRSTDGDGETLVIQDTHTELANWGLKQGWRASRLHGGSPGREDVVQQLGDADGDNDVDIEDLLAVRTQFGRDSGGLGDADHDGDVDVSDLNAVRNHFGVSAPMAVARTPDTPTTALSATRFTLGAAHDAVFGMWNTSPTFEGEKPRRRREFR